The following nucleotide sequence is from Cicer arietinum cultivar CDC Frontier isolate Library 1 chromosome 2, Cicar.CDCFrontier_v2.0, whole genome shotgun sequence.
ataaaattcaatacaatttcaagaaaattcatatatttatgaAATGCATAACTCagatattcaaataaactcatatattcatcatatccaacaacatcaagttcatcaaataaagaatgaaaatatgagtttatttgaagatttgagttatgaatttgatgaaatttgcattatattgaatatgataattaattttatgagttttgtttgaaaattttaatgacttttttgaatttgtgtaaaaaaataataacattgttgatattttaagacataaataatcaaattgttatttaaaatgaaataaaagactaaatcgaaAAAAAGAGAAGATAAAGGACCGAAgtattacctgaaattaagttaagagattgCAGGAGCAATTATGCCTATAATGTTAATTTATCtgatctaattttttttcccgatatatcattttaatttatttttattccatttctttttttttttaataatccattttttttttatcaatatattccattttcaaaactatatatCTATTTTGTCATGAAGTTGCCATTTACAAAGTAAACTTCTTATAGGAAACCCATGTTTTCTAAAGTAGCCATTTAGAAATCGTTTTttgaaaatagattttttacattcaaattttttggtttaacttaaagacaaaaaaatatatatataattatataattcattcataaaaaataacacaaattttacaaaaattatatagattGATTAGAGCTTTCTGTAatattttgacaatatttttaaggaccgaagtatattttttttaataatccattttttttatcaatatattccattttcaaaactatatatCTATTTTGTCATGAAGTTGCCATTTACAAAGTAAGCTTTCTATAGGAAACCCATGTTTTCTAAAGTAGCCATTTAGATATCGTTTTttgaaaatagattttttacattcaaattttttttgtttaacttaaagacaaaaaaaaaatataattatataattcatttataaaaaacaacacaaattttacaaaaattatatagattGATTAGAACTTTCTGTAatattttgacaatatttttaagtatatttttaaGGACcgaagtatattttttttttaataatccatttttttttatcaatatattccattttcaaaactatatatCTATTTTGTCATGAAGTTGCCATTTACAAAGTAAGCTTCCTATAGGAAACCATGTTTTCTAAAGTAGCCATTTAGAAATCGTTTTttcaaaatagattttttacattcaaatttttttgtttaacttaaagacaaaaaaaaaatataattatataattcattcataaaaaacaacacaaattttacaaaaattatatagattGATTAGAGTTTTCTGTAatattttgacaatatttttaagtatGACTAGTTAACTGACATAGTCCTCATCTCTTAGTTCAAATTATGTAAATCACTTGTCTTAGTTGATGGAACATAGTTGTAGAACAAATACAAGGGGACTCTTTTGCTAGTCATTCAAATAATACCCGCattaaaactaaaatggatGTTAGAGAAAAAAGTGTCAAGAAAATGAATATTATGTCGGTTAACTGGTCATACTCGAAAATATTATCTAAATGTCACGGATAACACGAATCAATTTATGTgacttttgtaaaatttgtattgttgtttttttatgaatgaattatataattatatttttttcattaaattaaaaaaaaaattgaacgtAAGAAATCACATTTGAAAACAGCGacttctatatttaaaataaacataaaaaataaaatttacccAACACTAAGTCGTCATTACAAGCCTGAATTTCTTATAGAAAGTCTCATTTGTAAATAATGACTTTCTACTATAGTAAAAAAGATGGTAGATTAACATATACTTTTGAAAAGAGAGtatattggtaaaaataattcagaaatggttcatttttttttaaaaaaaaaaatctgagtatatgattttagattttttttaagaaagaaaTTGTACATGTCACAatttttttggtatttagtgTTTGATTACAAGGCTGATTTTTAATTAGTTACTCAATGAATTTGTCCATTTAGATATATATTTGCCAAAACGAAAAATAGCTAAATCACACATTGTTAATGTTAGTTACTAATTTTACATTCGATTCTTTAATTATCactaaataacattttttatttttgtaatgaaCAATactaaaaacttaaatttattataactgTTCTATTATTTGTCGTTAATAACATGTCGtcaatctatttatttttagtatatttaaaaatctatttttagtataattttttttttaatctaattgtgaaatttggtgatattgatttaattttgtatgtCTACTTGTACTTGATGATGCAAGATAGAAAATGGAGACAAACGTGTGGATTATATTCCTGGAATTTCCTCAACGCGCCTAGCTGATTTCCCTCTAAATGATGATAGTAGCAAAAGCAAGAGAATGATGCAAATGTCTTTGAAAGGTTTCAAATGGATTCACAAAGCACAATATCTTCTATTCACTTCAATATATGAGCTTGAACCTCAAGCTATTGAtatcataaaatcaaaattgtcTTTACCAATTTACACTATTGGCCCTACCATACCTTACTTTAGccttaacaaaaaaaacaacCTTAAAACAAATGCTTATCACAGCTACATTGAGTGGCTAGATTCACAACCCAATGGTTCTGTTCTTTACATAGCACAAGGGAGTTTTTCCTCTGCCTCAAGTGCACAAATTGATGAAATTGCTATTGCTTTGTGTGAAAGCAATGTTAGATTTTTATGGGTAGCACGTAATGAAACTtcaaggttaaaaaaaatttgtgggCACATGGGCTTGGTTTTGGAATGGTGTGACCAATTGAGAGTGTTGTCACATTCTTCTATTGGTGGATTTTGGTCTCATTGTGGTTGGAATTCCATAAAGGAAAGTGTTCTAGCTGGGGTCCCTTTTTTGACTTTTCCAATTAATTTGGACCAGCCATTTAATAGTAAGATGATTGTAGAGGATTGGAAAGTTGGGTTGAGAGTGAAGGAAGATTTTAAGGGAGATATTTTGGTAAAGAAATGTGAAATTGTTAGGATGGTGTGTAAATTTATGGATTTGGATAGTGACTTTACAAGGGATATTAGGGAAACAAGTAGAAAGGTTAAAAATATATGTCTTGATGCAATTGGAAATGGTGGGTCAGCTGATACTGATTTGAATGCTTTCATTGCTGATATAGTGCATTTCACAAATGCTTAGAGGTCCACTTTCAGCACTGTAGTCATTTTGATTTCCACTTGTATGTTTGAATTTACACTGAGAATGATAAAATAACACTGAATTACCATATCTgatatcttaaaattttaataaaattatgatgTCACTATCATTTTGTCAAACTCACTGCtcatttaaatatacaattgtgcggttaaatttcaaaattaaatttcagtTACCAACGTGGTGCTGAGTATAGAGGATTCAACTAGAGTTGGCTGCTAATTTTCTTTTTAGGTCATTTGATTGAGATACTCATGTTATATTTGGACTATGTAAGGCATTCATTCATATTCTTGTTTggttatttattgaaattaaataaattattcaagtGCTGTAATGTATGTTTGAAAACATAATAATTCAATTTCTCTTCCTCTTTCACACTTTCTGtataatatatttagtttataaTTCTTAGTCtaaatatactattttaattactttcaCATAAATAATGAAAGAATACCAAATAATTtcatccaaaaaataaaagaataccCCCAAGAAATAAGGATCATTTTGTCAAAATATCACACAAATATTTTGTACTCCTTCCGTTAATTTCTTCacattcataaataaaaagttaatcattaatataatatattaaaacaaaactaCAAATAATTATGTCATATAATTCAATAATATGATGTCACATTTGCTGAGTATGTTCATTCTTTATTATACTACTTTGTTTATATAactatgattaaaaaataaataataaaaaatataatttttattataaatttgatttaattgtcagctattttttaataaaatgaatattttcaatatatactttttttctttttaaatttccggttatatattatattctttcaatataaaaaaaaattatctataaaaattattcataaaaacaTAGACAATCATTCTAAAATATTTGGTTTATAGATTTGATGAACCATAAATTCGAGTATAGTTTTATTTGACAATAAAAGTAATCAAAATGTAGTCACATTTTAtcattgataatattatttcatgTTTTTATCGTAACAAAAGTACTTTGAATTTCTTTATTATAAACAGTCTTAAAAAATGATACAatcaaaatatgtttaaaaGAAACACATGACATAACTACTATAATTAAGAATTTGCTATTCAAAGTTTCACTAAAAATGAgccataataaaaataatgatcatataaaaatcaatacttacaaatatatatttcaaatcaatgtttacaaaataaatattccaCTTTTTTATAGGAAGAAAGTATTGTATAATAAATGATCGCATTCACATAATGTGacttcaatgaaaaaaattttgTACTATTTCTACCCTGCGACTTtctgaagataaaaaaaaatatttaatatgttatttttaaagtagagtattgtaaaaaaaattaaaaaatatatatataattaaaaaaatatccaaaTTCCAAAATAGACCTACTATTTTGTgaattaaacaaatttaaaaatcaacaaatttaaaCGCATCGGATTTTACAAATTTGGATACACAAATTTGTAAGCATTAATCCGTAGTTTTTATAAATGAACAAACTCAcctaattttgtaaatatttcaaaactcacctctcTTACGTCGATTTTGTAAACATTTCAAAACAAATTTGTAAGTATTAATCCATAgtttttatatcaaaattaaattataaaataattaactatacATGTGTGGTCACATATATGATTCATCGTAACAGGTGGAATGtataaacataaataacaaataataaaaataagagtattaataatatattttttaacaaacacattaaaatacattattttattaatcaaaattcATGAAAATTCTACCAAattctataaattttatttaattttgttgaaattatattactttttcttataaaattaaaaactcatattacttttaattaataaaaagtgCGGttgacaaatatatatatatatataaaatgttgtTAGCGTGATTGTTCttaacatttttatatataagttttTTCTTTTAGCAATATAGAATGGACAAAATAAGAAGCGGTGCAAAATTAATCGcgaaaagaaaaagaagctAAACAAAATTCATTTCATACACGTAAATAAATACTAGTCCATTGTCTTTCACTCTTCAAAATACTGAACAATATATCCATGGCGGCTCCAATATCAGCTCCACCAACAATCACCAGCCACGTGGTAGCTGTGCCATACCCAGGTCGTGGTCACGTGAACCCAATGATGAACCTAAGCAAGTT
It contains:
- the UGT87E3 gene encoding UDP-glycosyltransferase 87A1 translates to MEPPLTSLCHVVAMPYPARGHINPMMNLCKLLVSKNNNIIVTFVVTEEWLSFISPDPKPDNICFRSISNVVPSELTRGRDHPAFVDDVMTKMEEHFEKLLDLIEQPPSIIVYDTMLYWVVVVGNRRNIPVASLWTTSALIFSVFLHHHLLEQNGHYPVKFSENGDKRVDYIPGISSTRLADFPLNDDSSKSKRMMQMSLKGFKWIHKAQYLLFTSIYELEPQAIDIIKSKLSLPIYTIGPTIPYFSLNKKNNLKTNAYHSYIEWLDSQPNGSVLYIAQGSFSSASSAQIDEIAIALCESNVRFLWVARNETSRLKKICGHMGLVLEWCDQLRVLSHSSIGGFWSHCGWNSIKESVLAGVPFLTFPINLDQPFNSKMIVEDWKVGLRVKEDFKGDILVKKCEIVRMVCKFMDLDSDFTRDIRETSRKVKNICLDAIGNGGSADTDLNAFIADIVHFTNA